A stretch of Arachis hypogaea cultivar Tifrunner chromosome 15, arahy.Tifrunner.gnm2.J5K5, whole genome shotgun sequence DNA encodes these proteins:
- the LOC112750409 gene encoding uncharacterized protein: MGKRGTRLPGFCLNRIRPHARMRSPPIIQEAKKNDDSSATKTGDQNTKNENSSGSCEETPKEEAKAGVVIGRKIMIVVDSSLEAKGAVQWALTHTVQNQDKIILLHVIKPSNKQATEVESSKERAPRAYELACSFKSMCNVKRPEVETEIAVVEGKEKGAKIVEEAKKEGVGLLVLGQKKRSTTWRLVMMWAGQRVNGGVVDYCIQNAHCMAIAVRRKSSKIGGYMITTKRHKDFWLLA; the protein is encoded by the exons ATGGGAAAGAGAGGAACAAGGTTACCAGGCTTTTGCCTGAACAGAATTAGGCCTCATGCTCGAATGCGATCACCCCCGATAATACAAGAAGCCAAGAAGAACGATGACTCGAGTGCCACAAAAACCGGTGATCAGAATACAAAGAATGAGAATTCTAGCGGCAGTTGTGAGGAGACACCAAAGGAAGAAGCGAAAGCCGGGGTTGTAATTGGTCGGAAGATTATGATTGTGGTTGATTCTAGCCTTGAAGCTAAAGGTGCTGTCCAATGGGCTCTAACTCACACGGTTCAGAACCAGGACAAAATTATTCTTCTTCATGTGATCAAGCCTTCTAATAAACAAG CCACTGAAGTAGAATCCAGCAAGGAGAGAGCTCCAAGGGCTTATGAACTTGCTTGTTCTTTTAAGAGCATGTGCAATGTGAAGAGGCCGGAG GTAGAAACAGAGATTGCAGTAGTAGAAGGGAAAGAGAAGGGGGCGAAAATAGTGGAGGAAGCGAAGAAAGAAGGGGTGGGGCTTCTAGTATTGGGGCAGAAGAAGAGGTCCACAACGTGGAGACTAGTGATGATGTGGGCAGGGCAGAGAGTGAACGGTGGGGTGGTGGATTACTGCATTCAGAATGCACATTGCATGGCCATTGCTGTCCGCAGAAAAAGCAGTAAGATTGGTGGCTACATGATTACCACTAAGCGCCACAAGGATTTCTGGCTCTTAGCTTAG